A window of the Gossypium hirsutum isolate 1008001.06 chromosome A03, Gossypium_hirsutum_v2.1, whole genome shotgun sequence genome harbors these coding sequences:
- the LOC107942438 gene encoding 60S ribosomal protein L19-1 has protein sequence MVSFKVQKRLAASLLNCGKNKVWLDPCEAILISMANSRMDIRKLVKDNLIIKKPNISRSGWRYKKGKDVGNPRRKGYGKRKGTKEARLPSKLSWMRRARVLRRLLRKYREMKKIDKHLYHEFYMKAKGSVFKHKRALLEALHNKAKSEKDQKVHFDQVIAIKAMGKLGSKETRVPRRKQCSSPPVEVIDVLNNAYLV, from the exons ATGGTGTCATTTAAGGTACAAAAGCGACTGGCTGCTAGCCTTCTTAACTGTGGAAAGAATAAAGTATGGCTCGACCCCTGCGAGGCCATTCTTATCTCCATGGCAAATTCCA GGATGGACATAAGAAAGCTTGTCAAGGATAACCTTATTATAAAAAAGCCTAACATAAGTCGATCGGGATGGAGATACAAGAAAGGTAAGGATGTTGGGAATCCTAGGAGAAAAGGATATGGGAAGAGAAAGGGAACAAAGGAAGCAAGGCTACCATCCAAGCTTTCGTGGATGAGAAGAGCTCGAGTCCTAAGGCGACTACTTCGAAAGTACAGGGAAATGAAGAAAATTGATAAGCACCTGTACCATGAATTTTATATGAAAGCCAAGGGAAGCGTTTTTAAGCATAAACGTGCACTTCTTGAGGCCCTTCATAATAAAGCTAAGAGTGAGAAAGATCAGAAGGTTCATTTTGATCAGGTTATAGCTATTAAAGCCATGGGTAAATTAGGTAGCAAGGAGACTAGGGTTCCACGGAGGAAACAATGTTCGAGTCCACCTGTGGAAGTTATTGATGTGTTGAATAATGCTTATTTAGTTTGA
- the LOC107887183 gene encoding uncharacterized protein, with amino-acid sequence MDHYQCIQMKCSEDAALLKRFVEKDRIYDFLAGLNVEFDAVRVQILGKEELPSLNETIVIVRAEEGRRGVMVENNQVDSSALVTNAVNERRFGLEQPTSEDNRQIECTKSFNKDSVWCTYCKKTRHTKDRCWKLHGKPQTTNKNFSEKGGQSKGQGRANTAR; translated from the coding sequence ATGGATCATTACCAGTGCATTCAGATGAAGTGCAGTGAAGATGCAGCACTCCTGAAAAGGTTTGTTGAAAAGGATCGAATTTATGATTTTCTTGCTGGActgaatgttgagtttgatgcAGTAAGAGTTCAAATACTTGGAAAAGAGGAACTACCATCACTGAATGAAACAATTGTAATTGTTCGTgctgaggaaggaagaagaggaGTTATGGTGGAGAACAATCAAGTGGATAGTTCAGCCTTGGTTACTAATGCAGTAAATGAGAGGAGATTTGGCCTGGAGCAGCCAACTAGTGAAGATAATAGACAGATAGAATGTACAAAGTCTTTTAACAAGGATTCCGTATGGTGCACCTACTGCAAAAAGACTCGTCACACTAAAGACAGATGCTGGAAACTCCATGGGAAGCCACAGACAACAAAcaaaaatttttcagaaaaaggtGGACAATCAAAGGGACAAGGACGAGCAAATACAGCTAGATAG